The following coding sequences are from one Acidobacteriota bacterium window:
- a CDS encoding glycosyltransferase family 4 protein, protein MNILSFSYCFPSERNPNWGVFVQQRLAALAELEALQVCSPVPWFPLLKPRPLLAGPAPWQGLTVHRPGFFYLPGFLKNGDARFYARGVSRWLKEFCRDWRPDLLDAHFIWPDGVAVAALAQELGIPYAITLRGKIYECLKIPAQARQCARALAGAAAVISVSSRMADEALKLGADGRRLHVITNGVDLDHFHPRERTDCRQRLGLPVEGRLLVTVAHLGARKGHHEMIRALARLPEDVSLVIVGGEAQGGTVEGLRELARASGVDGRLILPGPQPYDRIPLYFSAADASVLASYREGCPNAVLESLACGIPAITTEVGAVPDILPVPEAGRIVPVRQEGPLGDAIAEVLGREWDPREVARQSGVRSWKRVAEEVREVFRSI, encoded by the coding sequence GTGAACATTCTGTCCTTTTCCTACTGTTTTCCCAGCGAGCGCAATCCCAACTGGGGGGTGTTTGTCCAGCAGCGGCTGGCGGCGCTGGCGGAACTGGAGGCGCTTCAGGTCTGCTCGCCCGTCCCCTGGTTTCCGCTCCTGAAGCCGAGGCCGCTCCTTGCGGGGCCGGCGCCATGGCAGGGCCTGACCGTCCACCGGCCCGGTTTCTTCTACCTCCCGGGGTTCCTGAAGAACGGCGACGCCCGCTTCTACGCGCGCGGGGTGAGCCGCTGGCTGAAAGAGTTCTGCCGGGACTGGCGCCCCGACCTGCTCGACGCCCACTTCATCTGGCCGGACGGGGTGGCCGTCGCAGCGCTTGCGCAGGAACTGGGTATCCCCTACGCCATCACCCTGCGGGGCAAGATCTACGAATGCCTGAAGATTCCGGCGCAGGCGCGCCAGTGCGCCCGGGCGCTCGCGGGGGCGGCCGCCGTCATCAGCGTCTCCTCCCGGATGGCGGACGAGGCCCTGAAGCTGGGCGCGGACGGACGCAGGCTCCACGTGATCACCAACGGGGTGGATCTCGATCACTTCCACCCGCGCGAACGCACCGATTGCCGGCAACGGCTTGGTCTTCCGGTGGAGGGGCGGCTCCTGGTCACCGTCGCCCACCTGGGTGCGCGCAAGGGGCACCACGAGATGATCCGTGCCCTGGCACGCTTGCCCGAGGACGTGAGCCTGGTGATTGTCGGCGGGGAAGCCCAGGGGGGGACGGTGGAGGGACTGCGCGAGCTCGCGCGCGCCTCGGGAGTGGATGGGAGGCTCATCCTGCCGGGGCCCCAGCCCTATGATAGAATTCCCCTTTATTTCAGCGCCGCGGATGCCAGCGTGCTCGCCTCCTATAGGGAGGGGTGCCCGAATGCCGTACTGGAGAGCCTCGCCTGCGGCATCCCGGCCATCACCACCGAAGTGGGGGCGGTGCCCGATATCCTGCCGGTCCCGGAGGCAGGGCGGATCGTTCCGGTCCGGCAGGAAGGCCCGCTCGGCGATGCCATCGCCGAGGTATTGGGCCGCGAGTGGGATCCCCGTGAGGTCGCGCGCCAAAGCGGGGTGCGCTCCTGGAAGCGGGTGGCGGAGGAGGTGCGGGAGGTTTTTCGGTCTATTTGA
- a CDS encoding glycosyltransferase, translating to MISSEFAANRIRLALVLSELRPGGMERVVVHLADGLAGRAVPVEVLCLQGPGALAPLLTGKGISVLPLESHAGRDLRALWGLRRELRRSGPDIVHLHDYASLPYAALANLCGGRKLVFTAHGLLYDGFEPLRKRLRFFSRFLDGISAVSEKVAERHREYLGWRGPIDIIPNGVPEAPPDADARRRVRSELGCADETHLFLAVGNPRPEKGFEDLLEAAALLRKQSHAFMVAIAGSLNESEYCRGLLARLQTLNLSDHCRFLGFRQDTPALYSAADSLVLSSRSEGLPMVILEAMTAGLPVIATRVGGIPDAVGDCARLVDARNPPALAEAMLEIQSSGETRRTLGAAGKEHAAKHHGIGRMVDQYLAWYERILANR from the coding sequence ATGATATCGAGTGAATTCGCGGCAAACAGGATCCGCCTTGCCCTGGTGCTTTCCGAACTCCGTCCCGGAGGGATGGAGAGGGTCGTGGTGCACCTGGCCGATGGACTGGCCGGTCGTGCTGTCCCGGTGGAAGTCCTCTGTCTGCAGGGTCCCGGCGCCCTGGCCCCCCTGCTTACAGGTAAGGGTATCTCCGTGCTGCCGCTCGAAAGCCACGCGGGCCGCGATCTGCGAGCCCTGTGGGGACTGCGTCGGGAACTGCGGCGGTCCGGACCGGATATCGTCCATCTTCACGATTATGCCAGTCTTCCCTATGCGGCCCTTGCCAACCTGTGCGGCGGAAGAAAACTGGTCTTTACGGCCCATGGTCTCCTGTATGACGGATTCGAGCCCCTGCGCAAACGGTTGCGGTTCTTCTCCCGCTTCCTTGACGGCATTTCCGCGGTTTCGGAAAAGGTGGCCGAGCGGCACCGGGAATATCTCGGCTGGCGCGGTCCGATCGACATCATCCCCAACGGAGTTCCCGAAGCGCCCCCCGATGCCGATGCCCGGCGCCGGGTACGCAGCGAACTGGGTTGTGCCGACGAGACGCATCTCTTTCTGGCGGTGGGCAACCCGCGTCCCGAAAAGGGTTTTGAGGACCTGCTCGAGGCGGCCGCGCTGCTGCGGAAGCAAAGCCATGCGTTCATGGTGGCGATTGCCGGGAGCCTCAACGAGAGCGAGTATTGCCGGGGACTGCTGGCCCGGCTGCAGACGCTGAACCTTAGCGACCACTGCCGCTTTCTCGGCTTCCGGCAGGATACCCCGGCCCTCTACTCGGCCGCCGACAGCCTCGTCCTTTCCAGTCGCAGCGAAGGTCTGCCGATGGTGATCCTCGAGGCGATGACGGCGGGTCTCCCCGTCATCGCCACCCGGGTGGGAGGCATCCCCGATGCCGTGGGGGATTGCGCCCGTCTCGTCGACGCCCGGAACCCCCCGGCGCTGGCCGAAGCCATGCTCGAGATCCAGTCGAGCGGCGAAACGCGGCGCACCCTAGGCGCGGCGGGGAAGGAACACGCGGCGAAACATCATGGAATCGGCCGGATGGTCGATCAGTACCTTGCCTGGTATGAGCGGATTCTGGCTAACCGGTGA
- a CDS encoding class I SAM-dependent methyltransferase, with the protein MILADARRLEALNGRPRVLDIGCGGGFDNDKNLQRSLAEHSLEYIGVEPDANVRLGDYFSSKYQCTFEQAPISADSIDIAFSVMVFEHFENPQLVWDKIHGILKKGGVFWAFTVDSRHWFVHASIMMDMLHLKDFYLNKLHGRRGDGRYENYKVFYRSNRPEQIEKMTHAFSSRLILNFYRVGQTNYYFPKKLRFVAKAYDRMAIRMGMPGSILAVRVEK; encoded by the coding sequence ATGATTCTGGCCGACGCCCGAAGACTGGAAGCGCTGAATGGAAGGCCGAGGGTTCTCGATATCGGCTGCGGAGGCGGTTTTGACAACGACAAGAACCTGCAGCGCTCCCTGGCCGAGCATTCGCTCGAATACATCGGAGTCGAACCGGATGCGAATGTCAGGCTTGGGGACTACTTCTCATCAAAATATCAATGTACTTTCGAGCAGGCCCCGATATCCGCGGATTCCATCGATATCGCGTTTTCGGTCATGGTGTTCGAGCATTTTGAGAACCCACAGCTGGTTTGGGATAAAATTCATGGAATTCTCAAAAAGGGCGGGGTATTTTGGGCATTTACAGTCGATTCCCGGCACTGGTTCGTCCATGCCTCTATCATGATGGATATGCTGCACCTCAAGGATTTCTATTTGAACAAGCTACATGGAAGGCGTGGAGACGGCCGATATGAAAACTACAAGGTATTCTATCGAAGCAACAGGCCTGAACAGATAGAAAAGATGACGCACGCCTTCAGTTCAAGGCTGATCTTGAATTTCTACAGGGTGGGGCAAACAAATTATTATTTTCCAAAAAAATTGCGGTTTGTCGCCAAGGCATACGATCGCATGGCCATACGCATGGGAATGCCGGGAAGCATCCTGGCTGTACGAGTTGAAAAATAA